CATCATCTGTTTCAAAATTGGTACCGTTTTTTATTGAATACAGATCTGGCAAAACAAAATACCTGGAATATTGAGAGTTTCTTTGGAATTTAGACCTCCATGTGTTACCCCCAAAACTGGCATCTACTGAAAATTTACCAAATTCCTTGCTTGCCCCTAATAAAAAGTCGGCATTTATATCCTGAGTTTGGGTCTGCTGTATATCATATCGTCCCCGATAAAATCCGTTACCTTCCACAGTAGTGGTGGCACCAGCTCCATTAAGCTCATTCCACTCCGTAAAGTTTGTGGCATAATCATAATTATAACGCCCTTGTAGGTAAAGCCAGTCTGTAAAATCATACCTCAGCGTTGCTGTTCCCAGTAAACGCTTTCTGTTATCATTAAAAAATTGGTTTTTTTGTAGTTGATAATAAGGATTGTTTATGGTTCCTAAGAAACCGTTGGTTCTTACCTCGGCTCCGGTAAGTGGGTCAATTGCATTCTCCCTATAGGCCTCTATGGGTGTGGAAATGGCCAATCTGTTGAAGAAATTGACCGCTCCTGGCCCTTGTGTTCCAATCTGGGGCGGATTAATGTTTTCTTCGTTGGCATAGTTAACGTTCAATAGCATGTTCAACTTTTCCGTAAGATTATAATTTATACCCACATTGAAAATTCTTTTCTTGTATTCGTTAGCAGGTTGAATACCCTTGGCTCCGGTATTGGCGAAGGATGCCCTAAAGCTTCCCTTTTCGTTGCCCCCGGAAAACCCTATGGTATTTGTTTGGTTTGTTCCTGTTCTCAGAAAATCATATAGTTGATATGGATTTGGTGAATATGGCCTTAAAACACCGTCAAAGTTGACAGTAGGCACTCCATCATACCTTTCCCCAAAGCTAAATTGCCCCGTACTTTGTGCTTCTCCCTGGGTCTGGGGTCTTACCCCACCAGTCCCTTGACCATATTCGGTTTGCCTTATTTCATCTAAAAAATTCAAGGCGTGTGAGGAGGTATAACTAGAGGTGAATTCTATCCCAATCCCTTGATTCAGTTTACCTGATTTTGTAGTTATGATTACCGCACCGTTGGCTGCTCTTGCCCCATAAATTGCTGCAGCGGTAGCTCCTTTAAGAACGGTCATGGATTCTATATCATCGGGATTCAAATTCTGGAGGTTATCCCCTAAATCCCTTGAACTATCCCTTCCGTTGGCACCTCTGGCTCCTTGATCTATAGGCAAACCATTGATAACGAACAAAGGTGAGTTGCTGGCCCCTGCAAATGCTGACTGTCCTCGTAAACGTATTTGCATACTTGAACCAGCCCCAGCCGATGGAGGGGTTATGTTAAGTCCCGAGACCTTACCTTCAAGGGATTCCATAACGTTTACTGTTCTGGTTTTGGTAAGCTCCTCTGTATCTACCGAGGTCACCGCGTATCCTAGTTTTTTGGCATCTCTTTTAATACCTAGACCAGTTACGACCACTTCGTCCAAGCCCTCGACATTTTCTTCCAAAACAACATTAACCTCACTGGATTGTCCCACAGTTACTTCTTTTCTAGAAAACCCTAGCGAACTAAAAACTAGAACCGCATTGGGCTGTAATAGGGTAATGGAGTAATTCCCATCAAAGTCGGTCGCAACTCCATTAGAAGTACCTTTCTCAACCACTGACACTCCAGGAATTGGTTGCCCGTTGTTATCTTTTACGCTTCCTGACACGCTTTGTTGAACAGAAGTCGTTTCATTGTCCGTTGTTTTTACATTGGGCTTCGGTTTATTAGTTTGTACCTCTTTGGGCTTTAATACAATTTGATTACCACTAAATATAAAGTCAATGTTGGCATTGTTAAAGAGTACTTCAAGTACATTCTCTAGGGCTATATCCTTAACTTTTATGGAAACCTTTCTCGATGTATTCACTTTATTGACATCATAGAGAAATTTATATTCCGTAGTGGCCTCGATTTCTTCCATTACCCTGTACGTTGGTACATTTTCCAAGTTAATGGTCATCTTGGTCTTTTGGGATAAGGTATTCGCCTGTGCAGAGATAAATGCGGCGATAAATAAGAGTGCACATAATTTGGTTCTTAAACCAATCTTCATGGTACTAGATCGTAATGATCCAAATAGTTCTTTAGTTTTCATATCATATTGTTGATTATTAATTGATTTAGTCTGTCTATCCTACAGAGTTGAGTATGCTCCGTAGATTAAATTTTCGTTCTTTAAACTTTACCCATAGGCTTGTCGGTTTTAGGTTGTCTTTTTATAAGAATGTGATTTCCTTCGATTTCATAATCAAAGGGTGTTTCCAGCTTAAAGGTTTCCAAAACTTCCCTAATGGATTCCTTTTCGAAAGTGGCGGTAAAAACTCTACTATTTAGTTCTTGATACTCACTGGTTATGTTGACATTATAGTGTCGTTGAAGTCTTTTTACAATGTTTGAGAAAACCATTTCCTTCATCATCAACTTACCGTTTATCCAACCTGTATACAATTCCGTGGGCACCTTTTCCAATTGCATATTTTTTTCCTCTGGATTCCATTCTGCCTTATATCCTGGGGAAAGCAGGGTAGAATTCTCAACATCATATGTAGAACCTGTTTCATAGATTCTAACTGAACCTTCTACCAAAACCGTATTTTGACGTTTATCCTCCGGATAAGAGGTGACGTTAAATTTTGTCCCCAAAACCCTAACATCCACACCTCCTGAGGTAACTATAAATGGACTGGATTCATTCTTGGTGACTTCAAAGAAACCTTCACCTATTAAAACGACCTCTCTATTCTTATCTTTTTGAAATTGTACGGGATACTTTAGAGAAGACCCTGCATTCAAGTGCACCAATGTACCATCCGAAAGCACTACTTTAAATGTCTTGCCATTGGGTATACGCAGTGTATTATATTCTGGTGCACTATCATCCACATCATCAGATTTGGATTGGGAGTAGTCCACTAGACCGTCTACTTTCTTACCTAAAACTTCTCCTTCACTGTTTACAATTTGCAATGTACCTTCTCTTGTAAGTACTTGCGTGTTTCCATTTCCCAAATCCAGCGTAATGGAATTAGGATCTATTGGCTCAATAACTGTAGCCTCAGATTTAAAAGACCTGTAAGCTAAAAAGCAACCAAAGATTCCTACGAAAATGGCTGCGTATCTTAAAAGTGTGCGACTTGAAAATCTAACCACCCCCTTTCGTTGCTTTCTTTGAGCATCAAGAAGCAACTGCCATGCTTTTTGAGCATCCAATTCCTCAATATCAGGGATAGGCACTTTAAGCTCGTGTAATTTCTGAAGCCTTTTAAAGGTCAAAAGATTTTCATCCTTCTCAGAAAGCCAATTCTCAAAAAGAATTTCTTCTTCTTGGTTTAAATGACCTTTAATTTTCCTAATTATAATATCTGCTATCAATCTTATTTCTTTAATAGACAAAACAACATTGTCTACTAATAAGACCTAGCAAGATTAATATCGGGTAGTGGATTCGTCAAAAAAATGTATCTTTTTTTGACAATTAGATATTTTAGAAGAGCCAAAAATACACATCCTTCAAATTTAAACGTAGTAACTTAAAGGATTTCTTCAAGTGGTACTTTACCGTATTCACGGTAATTCCCATAATTTCCGCTGCATTTTCATACTTGAGGTCTTCTAGAACACAGAGCTCAAATACTTTTTTGCTATGGTCCGGTAAAGCATCAATTTGTCTAAAAAGTGTATCGGATATTTCCGAACGTATTAGTTCGTTTTCGTGTGAAGAGACCTCGGTTGAATAATTTTTAAGAGAAAAAGTTCGTTGACTTTTTTTAATTTTTTTTAAACTTTCATTTCTTATGCAAGTATTGATGTACTTTTTTAAGTCAACAATAGGAGCATCAAATTCTTTCTGTAAAAGTTTAATGAAAATGTTCTGTACAACATCCTTGGAATCCTCTAAATCCCCAACATAACTAAAAGACAATAAACACCATTCCTGATAATGTTTCAGAAACATTTCTTCAAGAACTAAAGAGTTTATCATTCCCATGTATCCTATTTATATGTAGAATCCAAACTATTAAGTAATATTAAATGTATTAAAATAATTGTATATTTCACACTTAATAGATGGCTAATATATAGATTTGATATTTTTTTTACAATAAAAATATTTATTTAACAGAATTGATGTGAACGCCATAAATACTGACAAGCATCTTAATATATTTGAACTGATAGGCTTTACGGTAAGTGCACGGCATAATTAATGAGCATTATTAAAAGATATGAGGTGCTATTAAAGGAAGGATTTTACACTAGTTTTTGTTCGGAAATCAATATGGAAGGCTAATTTGTTACCGGAATATTTCTATGGATCAATCCAGTTGTTTGAGAAATAGAATTCATTTAAAATATAATGTTTAACAACTTAATTAAAATATGGAAATGAATGAAATAATTCCCGAAATGGGACTAGAAGGTACATGGATAGGAAGGTGTTATATACCTAAAAAAATGGCTTATCGAAATGTGGAAGGCCCTCATGTGATATGGGTACATCAAAAGAAGGTGTTTGATTTATCCTATTATTTTAAGTCCACCAGTGAATTGATCAATACTCCCAATTATAAAATATATCTAAAGGAGGGGGACCCCAACATTAAAGAGGTATGCTCATTACCGGAACTTTTGGAAAATTCCATACATTATCAAAAGGATACCTCCAAACCCTTTTTGTTAGCTCCTAACGACACTCAGGCTGTTAAGGCTTGCGGGGTGACCTTTATTCAAAGCCTTTTGGAACGGGTCATTGAAGAAAAAGCAAAAGGAGAACCTCAATTGGCACTGCAAATACGGGATGAAATTACTTCAACAATTGGGGAGGGACTTAGTAATGTCAAGCCTGGATCTCCGCATGCCATGAAATTAAAGGAGGAATTGAAGAAAAGAGGGATTTGGTCACAATATTTAGAGGTAGGTATTGGTCCCGATGCCGAAGTTTTTACAAAAGGTCAGCCTTTTTCGTCGGTTGGATTCGGTTCAGAAGTTGGGGTACACAGTGAATCGGGATGGAACAATCCAGAGCCCGAGGTGGTACTTGTCGTTTCAAATTCTGGCCAAATATTAGGAGCAACCTTGGGAAATGATGTTAACTTAAGGGATTTTGAAGGGCGAAGTGCTTTGCTATTGGGAGAGGCCAAAGATCAAAACGGTTCTTGTGCCATAGGTCCTCTGTTTAGAATGTTCGATGATAGTTTTACATTGAACGACGTTAAATCCTCAAGAGTAGCCCTTAGTATCGAGGGCTCGGACGGCTTCCGATTGGAAGATTCTTCAGATATGGGGGAAATTAGCAGATCACCCGAAGATCTAGTAGCACAGGTCTTAAGCGAGCATCATCAATATCCTGATGGATTCGTTCTTTTCTGCGGCACCATGTTCGCACCCACATTGGATCGCGATAAAAAAGGTATGGGCTTTACCCATAAACCCAACGACAAAGTTACTATTGCCGCACCAAAATTGGGTAAATTGATCAATTGGGTGAACTATTCGGATAAAATTCCACAATGGACGTTCGGAATCAATGCTTTTGTCAACTATACCCTGGAAAGGTCCAAAAATTGAAATTAATCAATTGCCTTCATAGGATAAATCCAAGCTCATTAATTCAATTATAGATTGTCAATATATTTTTAAAAAACAAGTGCATCAAATATCCTTTAAAATAAATTGCCTATGCCATTTAATAGTTATCGACCAGCAAGCGCACTCCTTTTTATAGGTTTTCTGAACCTACTTCTTTTAAGTTGTGATACTTCCAACAAACCGGAATGGGAAAAGCGCAATTCGGAATTAATCGAGGAGTTTGGCCTCACCGCTAGGAATCTGCCCAACCTACCTTCCTCAGATGTAGCCCCCAACTTAAAAGTGGGTACCCTTAGTAATCTTGGGAATATGGAAGGTATCTTACTATATCCCGGTATAACCGCCAAAATTTTCTGGGGAAATGGAAATTTAGTCAGTGTATTGGAACTAGAGGCCAATGCAACCCTGCCAGAAGAAGCTCTGCCAGCGGACCGGTTTCTGATACTTTCCCAAGGATCACTTGAATTAAACAGTGATGGGCAAAAGCATCACATGATGGCCAAGGAGCGGGAAGAACCGGACGGCACTCACAGCGGAACTCCGAGAATGGATTTTATTTTTCAGGAAAAAGGTAGCAAAAGTGAAATCAAAGCAGGAGACACAGGTGCCAAAGTTATGGAAGTCTATAGCCCTCTTCGTTTGGATTATCTTGAAAAATTAGGTGTTTCCGACCTTCCCTCCGAAATTCCACAAAGAAGTTCCAATAAGGAAGCGACGATTAATACCAACACCGTGTATGACTTTTATGATATTCAGTTAACACAACTTACAAATGGGGTATACACCAGACTTGTTTCGGCTGGCGACATACAACTTAGCTTAGTCTCTGCAGACCCAAATACACAATCGCAGGCACATATACATCCTGAGGAACAAATAACAATTTTGCTTAGGGGAAGCCTTAAAGAAACCGTTCTGGATCAGGAATTGGACATGGTACCACAGGATATAGTCTTGGTTCCCGGAAACGTGGTCCATTCTGGGGTTGCAGGTGAATTGGGTTATGATGCCTTGGATATCTTTTGGCCCGTACGTGAAGATTATTTGACCAAGCAAAAGATAGCACTTGAAAAATATCAAGAAATTATACCTGAGGGAGCAAAGCCCCAGTTGGTTATCGACGGAGCAAAGACAAAACCAACATTAACGTTTAGCGAAGGTCCTAAATGGATGGATGGTAAACTCTATTTTTCCAACATGTATTTTGACCAGAATTGGAACGCCGACCCAAAAAGAAGTTCCATTGTAGAACTAAAACCCGATGGTTCGTACAAAAATATTATGGAGGGCAAAATGCAGGCCAACGGCCTATATCCCTATAAAAATGGAAATTTGTTGGTCTGTGATATGATAGGGCACTGCGTGTTGGAAATGACCACTTCTGGCGATGTGGTACATGTCATTGCGGATTCCTACAACGGAAAACCTATAGATGGCCCAAACGATATAATCACCGATAGCAAAGGCGGTATCTATTTCACAGATCCCCAGTTTACCATGGAAGCGGAGAAGTTTCAGCCCGGCCGTGCCGTATACTATATATCACCGGATAAAAATATAACTCGGCTAGTTGAACCCAATGAATTTGCTATGCCCAATGGAATTTTATTATCCCCGGACGGCAAAACGCTTTACATAAACAATTGCTATGACGATGAATCCTGGTATCCCGTAAATAGTTCCAAAGAAAATTTTGTCTGGGCTTATGATGTAAACGATGATGGCACCATTTCAAACGGCCGAAAATTTGCGGAATTACGATTGACAGGAAATGTTTTGAATCGCAAAGGCAAATCCTCCAGCGCAGACGGAATGGCTATTGATACTATGGGCAATATTTATGTGGCCACTTATTTTGGAGTACAGATATTTGACTCAAAGGGTAGCTTCATAGGGATGATAAACCTTCCCTCCTTTCCTGTAAGCTTAGGTTTTGGTGGGGAGGATATGAAAACCTTGTACATTGTTAGTTATGATAAGGTCTACAAGATACCAACCAATAGGACAGGGTATGTAAACTACCTATAAAAAATATCGGTTTAATGCTGTACATCATCACCCATAACATCGTAGCCTCGCCATTTAAATTCCTTGGCTAGGCCGGAGGCAGCAGGCCATGCAATCTGATGTTGGTCACTTGCCACCCATTTTCTACGGTTTTCTTCGGTATCGAAGGATATCTGAATTTGGTAGTTGTAGGTTGTAGGTTCCGCTTGAATCTCCTTCGCCAAATCATCTGAAAAAAGCCGAAGCAATTTTGAGCTTAAATATCCATCTTGTACCACCATAGCGGGCACATAGATTGAATAGTACATTTTTTCAAAAGCGGCCGCGTTTTCCTTGTCCACTACAAAATCCATTTGCAAAGCCATGGCCTTTGGTTTTTCCAATGGCCGAGCAATTGCCATTCCGTCATCCTTGGATCCGGCTATACCGATGACCAATATTTCGAGGTCATCCCCACCTGTACTCGACCAAGAAATTTCCTCCCCCAAACCGGCATAAAAAGAATCGTCTTTGCCGACATTGACCGTCTCAGAACCTACAGTTACCGCCCCAGTACCATTCATCACATAATATACTTCCTCTACGCCCTCTAATTGACGTTTTTCAGTTTTACTGCCAGAAGGAACAACCAAATGGTCCACGTGGTGCCAGTTTGTTCGGAATACTTCCGGTCTTAACACTCGTCTATAAAGCACTCCTTCACCCTTATAAATTTTGTCCTCTAAACCCCTAAAACCTTTGTCTTCAGGCTTAAGCTCTTCCTTTATCAATCGCGAAGCGACAAACGTTGGGATTTCATCTGTTTTGGACCCAACTAGATCATCCGCCAAATCAAAAGCGTCACCCTGTGCTTTTACCTCGCTTACCGCAAAGTTCAACCACTTTAGCGGTTTTCCCGAAGTATTATAAATTCCGTGAGAATCCCCTAGCTTACAAGGAACCAACGCTGGACCTTTAATTTTTGATGTTCTTCCATTAATGGTAAACTCAGCTTCCCCATCCAGAATGACATACATTTCTTCAATGGTATGGTGAAAATGATGTCCGATACCCGATTTAGGCTGGATAATACCTGAATGTAAATACAAAAAGTTAGTTGCCAGGTCATTCCGACCGATCATCTGTGTAAATCCCATTTTGCCGGCACCGGCATGTACTGCGCTCAATTCACGATAGGCAGATGGATCATTGTGAACCACCCTTTCATTTAAATTTTGGGCCATGCAGAAACTGCCCACGATGCAGAACACTAAACTAAGTACTGTTTTCATAATAAATTATTTATATAATACTCAACATACAAACGCATGCCATTTTTTCCAAAGTTCTATTTCTTATCCGGTATACCGTATACCACATATCCCTTGGCAATTGCTCCCGGCTTTTTTGAATGGTCGTAACTGTCACTTCTAAAATTAGAGGTTGCATTGATTACCAAATATTGCTTTCCGTCCAGAGTAAACATGCTTGGTTGGGCATTGGTCTCATTGCTCAAGGTCGTTTCCCAAAGCACACTCCCATCATCCGCATCCAGAGCATAAATCCTGCCTCCCTTAGCTGTTGTAAATACAATGCCAGTAGACGTAATAACCATGCCCTTTCGTTGGGTACCGTTAGGTGCTCCTTTGCTCTCGTCACCTTGAACATAAAGTGAATCCACTCCAATGGGTCGTCGCCATTTAATAGTGCCATTGTTAAGGTCATAGGCTAGAATTGAAGACCAAGGCGGGTCGATTAGTCCGGGCCAATCCAAACCATAATCCGTAGTGTATCTATCTTCCGGATGGTCAACACCTTCAGGATAATCCTGCATTGGAGCACCACGTTGTGCATCTGGTGAGGTGGTTACTCCTCCCGAAGCTACTACGGGACCATACACAGGTTCTGCCTGTTGATTACCAAATCTAAAACTTCTGCGTTCCGGATCACCACCAAGAAACTTGAATAAAGCTTTTAAGGACTCTTCGTCTACGTGAACCAAACCAGGCATTACACCCTTTCCATTGATTACGGTATTCCTGAATTCCGAATAAAACATGTGATGCCCAATGTTTTTTAGGGAAGGTCCTGCCCCACCCTCCATATTTGGACCATGGCAGGCGATACAGGAGGAATTATAAAGGTTTTTGACCCTATCGACATCGTTGTCAGTGAGTTCATTTTTTGGTGGTTCAACCTTGTTCAACCGATATGTAGATGCATACTCTTGGGTTTGAATGTACATGATACCATTGAGAGGGTCAGCCGCGGTATTGCCATAATTGGCGCCACCTAATGCACCGGGCATCATGATGGTCTCATATTTATCCGAAGGCGGTACGTACAATCCAGACTTGGCAGAATCCAGTCTTTGTAACCAATCTTGACGAAGGCTATCCGAAAAATAGGGATTCAAGTTCTCTTTAGTTACCTCATGTCTGGTAAAACTGGGAAGCGAGCTTATAGGCTGTGTTGGCCAGGATTCCTCTCCTGGCATTTCGCTTTTGGGAAATGGTTTCTCCTCAATAGGAAATAAGGGCTCACCGGTTTCACGGTCGAACACGAATACAAAACCATGTTTTGTGGCTATGGCCACGGCATCCACTTTTTTACCGTCTTTATCCACTGTAAGTAATTGAGGTGCGGGTGAAAGATCATAATCCCAAAGGTCATGATGAACGGTTTGGTAGTGCCATATCCGTTCCCCTGTTCTGGCGTCTACGGCGACCAAGGAGTTGGCAAACAAATTACTGCCCAAGCGATCTGCACCATAATAATCATAAGTTGGCGACCCTATTGGCAAATAAGCAATCCCACGTTCGGGGTCTACCGAAATTTCACTCCATACATTGGCCCCACCTACATATTTATAAGCATCCTTGGGCCAAGTATCATAACCATATTCTCCTGGATGCGGAATGGTATGAAAGGTCCATTCCAGTTTACCTGTAACAACATTGTAAGCCCTAATGTGACCTGGTGGAGAAAAATAGCCTTCTCCGGGTGCCGAACCTAGTATCAGAAGGTCATCATAAATAACCCCCGGCATCATGGGTTGAATTCTAGTAATGGATGTTGGATCTCGATCTAATCCTTCCCTAAGATCAACATATCCCTCAGTTCCGAAATCTAAAATTGATTTTCCAGTATCCGCGTTTATGGCCTGAATAGAATTATTAAGGGTAAACAACAATCTTTTGTCTTTTTTATCCTCGCTTTCCCAATAATTAATACCTCGTCTCGTAATACCGGGAAGGTCTGTATGTATCCAGAGTTCTTCACCTGTTTTGGCATGTATCGCGATTAGCGAACTATTCTTTCCCAATACATACATGGTACTGTCCACAATAATGGGACTGAAAAAATAAAACCGGTCATCACCGGAAGGATAGCTCCACAGCAGCTCCATTTGAGCCACATTGGACTTTGTTATACTGGGTGATTCAAAGAATTTGGATTGGTCCGGACTTCCACCATAATGGGACCACGTTGTATGGCGCGTAGCATTTGTTTCTTTTTGTTGGCAACCTATAGTTAAAATTAAAATGGCAAGGCAAATTAGCTTACTTGGGGAAATGAAAAAAAATCGAGGCTTGAACATAAGTTTGTTAAATGGATAAACCATTCTATATTTAGTTTTAAAGTTTAATCGACCACTATTCAAAATTTGGGGCATTCTAATATCCTTCAAAATACTTTGCAAGTGAAAAAATTTAGTATTTATCCGATCCGTTTAAAATCACTGTTGAGTTACTATTCTTTTCTGTTTTCATTGAATACCACATAATTTTACGAAAATTTCAGATTTATTTTTGTTAATTCTCATTTAGAAATACATGTTACAGCTACCTAACTCTAATCCAAAACGTCAATCCCACTGTGGCCGGATACCCGGTGCAAAAGGAAACTTTAAGGATTTAAAATAGTCCAGACTTTGTGTTGGTTTTTCAACTCCTTTAGGTAAATCCTTATTGGAAAAGGTCTGAAAATAAAGTAAACAGGCATCTCGCCACCATTTTGCCTCCTTTAATTGAATATTGAGCAGCATTTTGACTTCTCTGTGCTGTTCTTCGCTCACGTAGGGTTTCATTTTCTTCCAAGTTGAAATCATTTCGGCTACTTGGTTCACACCTTCTTGGTATTTTAAGGCTATGCCATCCCAGAGCGTATTTCCATCCTCCAAGACATAATCCCATGGTAGATGATGGAACCACAACAAATATTTTTCAGGAGTTGTTTTTGGGTCGTTCCATAGCAATCTCAAAGGTTCAGCATATTGTGCTACGGCGTTACTACCTTTCGTTGTACGGTCAAAACCAATTCCATTTACATCAGCATTGTGGTAATAGGTGGGGTTCCATTCGGGTCGCCCAAGCTCACTAACCCAAGGTCCAGGGCCATAATGGTGGCCGGTGTCAAAAATATGGTGCAGGCCAAGGGGATTCATATAGTTTACGACAGCTTCTCGAGAATCGATCAAGAGTTCTTTCATCGGATTAACAAAGGCGTTCTCGTTGGAATAGGTCAGTCGCAACCATTCATCGGCAATAGTCTCAGCGTCTAAATAAGGGTTCCAGGCCAAACGTCCAAATCCGTACCAATTGGCCTGCGCAAAGGGGTGTCCGGTCCAGTTCAGGTCGGACCCGATATTGGCTACACCCACCATACCGGTCATTTTCTTGTCATACAAAGAACCATCTATGGCCTTGGCAACGGTTGACCCCTTTCCCTTTCTATACGTATCGGAATCCAGTACTTCTTCAAAAAGTTTGGGTAAAAACACTAAATGGGTACTAAAACCCAAATATTCTTGGGTAATCTGAAATTCTATAATTTGTGATGTTTTGGGCATGGCCCCAAACATGGGGTGGAAAGGTTCCCTAGGCTGAAAATCAATAGCACCATTTTTGGTCTGTACAAGAACGTTGTCCATGAACTGCCCATCGTAAGGAACAAATTCAGAATAGGCCTGCTTGGCACGGTCATCGGCATCATGTTCAGAGTATACAAAGGCCCGCCAAATTACATTGCCATCATGGGGCTGCAACGCTTTCGCCATCATGTTAGCACCGTCTACATGGTTACGGTCGTAGTTCTGCGGCCCCGGTTGTCCTTCGGAATTGGCCTTGACCAGAAATCCGCCAAAATCCGGGATTAAACCATAGATTTCCGCTGCCTTTTTATCCCACCATTGTTGTACATTTTGATCCAATGGATCTGCAGTGTCCAACCCACCAATTTCTATAGGTGCAGAAAAACGAGCCGTGAGATACACTTTGATGCCGTATGGCCTAAATACATTGGCAAGAGCCTGTACTTTTTCCAAATACATGGGCGTTAAAATCAGGGCGTTGGCGTTGACATTCGTCAACGATACCGCATTTATGCCTATTGAGGCATTTGCCCGAGCATAATCAATGTAACGTTGGTCTATATATTCTGGGAGTTTTTGCCAGTTCCAAATGGAAGCCCCTGCGTAGCCTCGTTCTACAGTACGGTCTAAATTATCCCAATGGTTGAGCATTCGTAGATCTATTTTGGGAGCATCGACCAAATTTATTTTGTCAAGACTTTGGTGTTGCCCCATTAATTCAAGTAACCTAAAAACCCCATATAAAATTGCGATATCGGTATTTGCCGTAAGTACTAAAGCGTTTTTGCCCTTTTGTACCAAAGCCTTTATAACAAAGC
This window of the Maribacter cobaltidurans genome carries:
- a CDS encoding fumarylacetoacetate hydrolase family protein; the encoded protein is MNEIIPEMGLEGTWIGRCYIPKKMAYRNVEGPHVIWVHQKKVFDLSYYFKSTSELINTPNYKIYLKEGDPNIKEVCSLPELLENSIHYQKDTSKPFLLAPNDTQAVKACGVTFIQSLLERVIEEKAKGEPQLALQIRDEITSTIGEGLSNVKPGSPHAMKLKEELKKRGIWSQYLEVGIGPDAEVFTKGQPFSSVGFGSEVGVHSESGWNNPEPEVVLVVSNSGQILGATLGNDVNLRDFEGRSALLLGEAKDQNGSCAIGPLFRMFDDSFTLNDVKSSRVALSIEGSDGFRLEDSSDMGEISRSPEDLVAQVLSEHHQYPDGFVLFCGTMFAPTLDRDKKGMGFTHKPNDKVTIAAPKLGKLINWVNYSDKIPQWTFGINAFVNYTLERSKN
- a CDS encoding RNA polymerase sigma factor, with the protein product MINSLVLEEMFLKHYQEWCLLSFSYVGDLEDSKDVVQNIFIKLLQKEFDAPIVDLKKYINTCIRNESLKKIKKSQRTFSLKNYSTEVSSHENELIRSEISDTLFRQIDALPDHSKKVFELCVLEDLKYENAAEIMGITVNTVKYHLKKSFKLLRLNLKDVYFWLF
- a CDS encoding SusC/RagA family TonB-linked outer membrane protein; the protein is MKTKELFGSLRSSTMKIGLRTKLCALLFIAAFISAQANTLSQKTKMTINLENVPTYRVMEEIEATTEYKFLYDVNKVNTSRKVSIKVKDIALENVLEVLFNNANIDFIFSGNQIVLKPKEVQTNKPKPNVKTTDNETTSVQQSVSGSVKDNNGQPIPGVSVVEKGTSNGVATDFDGNYSITLLQPNAVLVFSSLGFSRKEVTVGQSSEVNVVLEENVEGLDEVVVTGLGIKRDAKKLGYAVTSVDTEELTKTRTVNVMESLEGKVSGLNITPPSAGAGSSMQIRLRGQSAFAGASNSPLFVINGLPIDQGARGANGRDSSRDLGDNLQNLNPDDIESMTVLKGATAAAIYGARAANGAVIITTKSGKLNQGIGIEFTSSYTSSHALNFLDEIRQTEYGQGTGGVRPQTQGEAQSTGQFSFGERYDGVPTVNFDGVLRPYSPNPYQLYDFLRTGTNQTNTIGFSGGNEKGSFRASFANTGAKGIQPANEYKKRIFNVGINYNLTEKLNMLLNVNYANEENINPPQIGTQGPGAVNFFNRLAISTPIEAYRENAIDPLTGAEVRTNGFLGTINNPYYQLQKNQFFNDNRKRLLGTATLRYDFTDWLYLQGRYNYDYATNFTEWNELNGAGATTTVEGNGFYRGRYDIQQTQTQDINADFLLGASKEFGKFSVDASFGGNTWRSKFQRNSQYSRYFVLPDLYSIKNGTNFETDDANFEPYQYSTFRINSLYGLAEFGYDNLVYLNFTGRQDWFSVLNPQDNSVFYPSVSGSLIFSEFMKEQSWLTYGKLRASWAEVGSANGVGTYEGVLNYSINPPFNGQTTAGIEGSSAPNPFLKPFTVTEKEVGLEMRMFNSRLRLDIAAFDKVTTDQILDVTLSNASGFDNTPKNLASLRNRGLETMIGVVPIETDDFMWTSTWNNAYLSTEVLDVGNDSGTILLLYFNGTGNEFLGELRYTEGLPMNQLYTRTYRRNDSGQILVNDDGRLLATNSDTPGAENTNGFLPVGSSIPKHTGGWNNDFTYKNLTFGFLIDYKFGGTILSSTHLNMTRQGHSQFSLEGRREGENGVVVPNSVYESNGQTNTTAVSNLQSFYADYRNLQIGDPFTFKSDFIKLRSISLSYNLTDAIRNISELQFIKGLTLSASCRNVAILYKDIPGLDPEAIQSSGDFRAGYENSALPTTRNYNFSLNVKF
- a CDS encoding FecR family protein — translated: MIADIIIRKIKGHLNQEEEILFENWLSEKDENLLTFKRLQKLHELKVPIPDIEELDAQKAWQLLLDAQRKQRKGVVRFSSRTLLRYAAIFVGIFGCFLAYRSFKSEATVIEPIDPNSITLDLGNGNTQVLTREGTLQIVNSEGEVLGKKVDGLVDYSQSKSDDVDDSAPEYNTLRIPNGKTFKVVLSDGTLVHLNAGSSLKYPVQFQKDKNREVVLIGEGFFEVTKNESSPFIVTSGGVDVRVLGTKFNVTSYPEDKRQNTVLVEGSVRIYETGSTYDVENSTLLSPGYKAEWNPEEKNMQLEKVPTELYTGWINGKLMMKEMVFSNIVKRLQRHYNVNITSEYQELNSRVFTATFEKESIREVLETFKLETPFDYEIEGNHILIKRQPKTDKPMGKV